ACTATCTGGAACACACCTCTACGACCATTCCTAAATCAGTACTGACTTCCCCGTCACCGGAGACCGTCAGTGAAGTCTTTAGTCACACGGACCGCAACAACCAGGTGTTGCGCAGTCTGCAGTCGATGCTTTCTCATGGCCGACTCGGCGGCACGGGCTATGTCTCGATTCTACCGGTAGACCAAGGAATTGAACACGCCGCGGGCGCGTCATTTGCGAAAAATCCAGCCTACTTTGATCCCGAAAACATTGTCAAACTTGCCATTGAGGGCGGCTGCAATGCGGTTGCTTCCACTTTTGGAGCGCTTGCCCTGACCTCTCGGAAATATGCCCACAAAATTCCATTCATCGTGAAGATTAACCATAACGAATTGCTTACCTACCCGAACCAGTTTGATCAGGTCATGTTTGGCAGTGTTCAGGAAGCATGGGAAATGGGCGCTGCGGGTGTGGGGGCGACGGTCTATTTCGGATCGGATCAGTCCACAAGACAGCTGCAAGAAGTCAGCGAGGCATTCCAGCAAGCGCATGAACTTGGGATGTTCACCGTTCTTTGGTGCTATCTGCGCAACCCGGACTTCAAGGTTGGCGGCGTCGACTACCATACTTCGGCTGACCTGTCAGGCCAAGCAAATCACATCGGCGTCACCATCGAAGCGGACATCATCAAGCAAAAGCTGCCGGACGTAAACGGCGGTTACAAAGCCTTGAATATGGAAGGCAGCAGTTACGGCAAAACCGATAATCGCATCTACACCGAACTGACGACGGAACATCCCATCGATCTCGCTCGCTACCAAGTCGCCAATTGCTACATGGGCAAGATTGGCCTCATCAGCTCAGGCGGTGCGTCAGGCTCCAACGACTTTGCAGATGCTGTGAAGACCGCAGTCATCAACAAGCGTGCTGGCGGCATGGGACTCATTTCCGGTCGCAAAGCATTCCAACGCCCAATGGCAGAAGGGGCAAAGCTTCTCAATACCATTCAGGACGTTTACCTCTGCGACGACGTCACACTGGCGTAAAGGTAAACAAACCACGCGCCACGCGTAAGCCTAAACAAACCACGCGCTACGCGCAGTTCTAAACAAGCCACGCGTAAGCCTAAACTGCCAGTGCATACTGCTCACCCCCGCATGTGATACTACATCTGCGGGGGTGATGCACATTGGGACAACACAATCAGTTTGAACCAGGCTGGAAAGTGCCAAACGACGGTGAGTATGTCGAAGTTGGCGAGCATCCGGACAGCAACAACCTCAGCCATCCCAAGAAAGTCCGTCTGCGCAAAGGCGATATTTTCCCTCACACAACCAACGGTAATCGGAAGTGGACCAGAAATCGCAATCCCTGACCACAAAGTGACCTGGCCCACCAAACGACAAGACAAGTAAGGCTGCCCCTGTATATCTCCAACGGGCAGCCTTACGACTTGCGCATCTTTTTCGAATCGGTCGAATCTCTTTGCGACTTGTGCATCCTTTTCGAATCCGTCGAATCTCTTTACCACTCTTGCGCGTCGCTTCTTCTCGATTCCCTCGAGGACCCACATACCATACATTTCATTTAGTGGTTTTGAAGAGTTGGAGTCGCATGCGAGGCAACCGTGCGTTGCTGCGGCGAAAGCGACAGCAACCGAAAGCCGCCAAATGCAACGACCCAGCCGGCTAACATCGCGATCCAAAAAAATCCTGGCCACCCTAAGCGCGCTGCACTTCCTGCGCCGGCGATGATGAGCACTCCAATGGCGAGCCACAGATTTCCCAGGAAAAATCGTTTTGGAGCGGAACGGCGGAATAATCTCCAAGCCGACACCAGTGCCACGACAGGCACGGCGACTGCCCCAAACGTGTTTAAGACGATGAGCGGCACCAGCCAAAGTGCGGAAACACCAACGACACCCGTACCAGCCCCACCGTCAAGATGAGACAACGCTGCCAAACTCAAGGGAGCTACCATCAGGCCAACCGTTCCAACTACACCGAGCACGGCGACAATGACCGTGATGACATAGACAGTGCGCTTCGAAACGACGAGTGCCAAACTGCCGAGTCCCATCATCGCAGCCATCCACAGTGCGCCACAGATATAGTACAAAATAAACCAGATGCCACTAGCGGCTTGCGTCCAGACGGCCAGCGCATATGCAAGAGAACCCACAGCAGACAACAACAGGGAGATAGTCCACAAGACGTGACTTAGACGATGATTGCGGCGATATTGACGAAACACAAGGATCATGAAGTAAAAGGTCACGATAAATACCAGTAAAGCAGGCAACCCAGTCACAGTTCCTCCTCCTTTCGACAGCAATTTACATCTTAATGCACCCATCATAACGTTCGTTCATCATGCACACAAGTGACCTTATTGGCGCACACGAAGGTATCGCATCCCAAACCTGACGAGCACTGCAGGAAACAAACATGTCGTACCCCTAAAGCGGATGACGCGCTCACAGGGCGTTATTTCAACTTAGAACCCGGCGCCCACGGCAAAATAGCGCGTGGGCGGAGAATATCAATTGACTCGTAGTGGCTTACGCATCGCTGGTGCGTAAGTGAGCATCAAAATCAGCAAAACGGGCTTGGCTAAGGCGCTGCGGGCGCGTAGTCTTATGTGGACATTTCCTTGGTCTTAATCGGTAATTCGCAATAACGCGCCATTGGCGCGTTATTTCCGATGGACTCAACTGTGCCGGCAAGAAATAGCGTGCTGTCGAAGCGCTATGTGCGCACTGTGAGACAGTAACGACGTCCGAACGCGTTATTTTGACCCGTTTTAGTTAATAACGCGCCACGAGCGCGTTATTTCCACTTGAACTTGTTTCACGTAGAGTGAATTACGCGTTATGAGCTCGCTATCCGCAGCCCAGCTTCCAACCGAGCCAAGACCAGAGGGTAGGACGGAATTTGAAAGTCACGCACCTAGGGTGCGTGACGGAGCGTCGGAGTGGCTGGCTGAGCACTGCTTACGCACCTAGGGTGCGTAAGGGTTCGTGTCTGGCGCCCTAACGTGTTTCTGAACAGTTTGAAGGCACGGCTTCTGCCGTGCCTTCATGTGCGTCTATCGGTAACCTATCGGTAACCCATCGGTAACCCATCGGTAACCCATCGGTAACCCATCGGAGACCCATGGTCCTCAGTGTTTGTTAACGTGCTGCTTCTTTGTGTTGGACAAATGTGTGGTGTACTTGAGAATCAACAGCGTCAACGCGGCGAAGGCAAACACCCCGAAGGCAAAGAGCATAAATTGCATCGTTGTTCGTTCCCCTTTCGGCAGACCTCGTGATTAGGTCAAATGCTGTCCACACCAGGCTGCAAACTGACCAACCGTCAGGACGTCTTCAAGTAACAAAATTACAATGCCGGACATTGCCGAATACAGCCAAACGTTCATCGCGACGGGAAAGAAGGCGTTGATCTTAGCCTTGTTGGCAAAACCCGTGTACCAACCTGCTGCCGCCAACAGGACGACGCCAACGGTCGTCAACGCAAACTGAATCACCGCAGTCGGTGCATAAATCGTAGCGGACTGAGCACTGGCGTGGCCAAACCGGAGCATCAATTGAAACTGTACCGCTGCTAAGGCTACATAGGAAAGGGTTCCTAATGCAAGCGTCAGCGAAAAGGCACGCCATTTGTCTCTCGTGAAAAATTGGCTCGCTACGAGCAAAATTACAGCAGACAAGATAGACAACAACACAGCGTAATACGGAAGATCCTTTAACAGAGCAGATTTGAGCACAAACTTCGTTGGGCTCCATCCGCGCAGGTAAACGTTAGAGGCGACGAAAGTCGCTGTCATGAACGTCAATGCAACGAGCCCAGCCCATGTAGCAAAATTCGCATTTGCCTGGGGATCCATGTTTTCATGGTGATCAAAATGTGGTTTCGTTGACGGATTTACAGCCATTCGCTGACCTCCTCCTACTGCCGCCGGTGTTAAGTCGTGACAGACGGCTCGCATACAAACCCTCACAACCTAACCCGCATAAACGAGCTTACAACCACTAACCTACAACCTAATCCTCAACACCATAACTCGCATACTCGCTCACATACTCAACCTCGAAAGTCGGCCCTCATTAAACTAAACCGCACTCACAATCATCACGAGACACATTGCTGTCAGGTATAGCAGCGAAAATCCAAACAACTTCTTCGACCAGGCAAGGTCATCTTTGACGAACAACCCTTGAATAGCACGCCCGAGGAAAATTAGCCCTAGAATGAGGCTGACACCTAAATAAAGAATGCCTTCGTATCCTAGTCCATACAGGAGCAAGGATACGGGCACCATAGCCGACGTGTACAGCAGAATCTGTAGTTTAGTTTCACCAAACCCACGTACGACTGGCAACATTGGAATTCCGGCTGCTCGGTACTCTTCCGTGCGTTTCATCGCGAGCGGAAGAAAGTGCGGTGGCTGCCAAAAGAAGAAAATAAAGAACAACACCCAAGCCCCAAGCCCGAGACTGCCATGACTGCCAGCAGCAAAGCCAATGAGTGGAGGCAATGCCCCGGCGACACCCCCGAGCACCGTACTGAGGGTCGTTGTCCGTTTGAGCCAGACTGTGTAGATGTATGAATAGGCTATCAAGCCACCAAAGGCACAGGCAGCAGCCACAATGTTCACAAGTGCAGCCAAAATCACTGTTCCGATGACTCCAAACGACAACCCCATCCAAAACACAATCGTTGGATTGACCTTTCCACTTACTACTGCACGTTCCTTGGTACGTGACATACGGTAGTCGATATCTCTGTCGACGTAATTGTTTAGTGCCGCACCTCCAGCAACGACCATCGCTGTGCCAATGATGGTAAAGAGGAGCGTGAGAATCTGCGGATGCCCGTGGCTTCCGACCCAGAGTCCTGCGATTGTCGCCATCACATTGGCAATCGTAATGCCGAGCTTGAGTACAGAGATATAGTCGCGAAGAGAACCGCGTGCCGAAGTCGTAGATTGTTCACCATTCCCCTGAGGGATTGGTTCGAGCGCGACATCTTTCATCGCCAAGAGCGGGACACCCCTTTCCAGCTAAACTCTGGAACCAACGGACTGTGCTGTAAGCACGTGAGTACTATCGCTAATACCTTGTGAACCAGACCCAAACAACGTTTCACATTTTCACAGGAAAACTACCACCATCCGCCAAGACGAACAACTACGGTACCTAAGATGAACAACTACGGTACCTAAGACCAGCAACTACGATACCTAAGATGACCTATAACCCACGGCACTATCCGTTTACCCTAGACCGGATGCCTCCGTCCAGATGCACCAGACCTACTCGGTAAAGCCCTCAACCTGAACCGTTACACCCTGAACCGTTACACCGGACTTGGGGTAGGATTCGGATTTGCATTCGGCACTTTCCGCAGATTGGGATCCGTATATGGTTGGTACGGATTGGACGTAACAACGGGCAAATCGTCAAAATTGTGCTCGGGCGGCGGGGACGAAATAGTCCATTCGAGCGTTTGCGCACCCCACGGATTGGCCGCGACTTTTTTGCCGCGTTTGGCGGAATAGAGCAAGTTAGACACAATCACCAACGTCCCAAGCCCAAGTATATAGGCGCCAATCGAAGATACATCGTTCCAGAATTGAAACACCGGGGCGTAGGAAGCAATGCGCCGCGGCATCCCCGCAAGGCCGAGGAAGTGCATCGGAAAGAATGCTACCTGCGTGCCGATGAAGTAAAGCCAGAAGGACAGATAGCCTAGTTTCGTATTGTACATGCGCCCGGTCACTTTTGGGAACCAGAAGTGCAAGCCCGCCATGATGACCATGACACTGCCGCCGAATAACACATAGTGAATGTGCGCGACGATAAAGTACGTGTCGTGAAGCTGCATATCAAGCGGTACTGCTGCCACGATAACGCCGCTAAATCCACCGATGATAAACGATCCGATAAACCCAAGTGACGCAAACATCATCGGCACCGTGTATTCAACAGAGCCGCGCCACAACGTCGCTAGCCAGTTAAAAATCTTGACCGACGTCGGTACCGCGATAATCATCGAGGAAATCATAAACGGAATGCCTGTAGCCATTGCCATGCCTGCCACAAACATGTGGTGAGCCCAAACGAAGAAGCCGAGGAAACCAATTGCGATGCTTGAATAGGCAATCGCGTGATAACCGAAAATCGGCTTTCTTGCAAACACAGGAAGGATTTCCGAGACAATACCAAAGGCAGGCAAAATCATGATGTAAACCGCAGGATGCGAATAGAACCAGAAGAGGTGTTGGTAGAGCATGGGATCGCCGCCGGCAGAGCTATTAAAGAAGACGGTGCCAAAATGCCGGTCGGAAATCAGGGTTGTAATGGCACCTGCCAGGGCCGGGGTACCAAAGAGTTGCATATACGCCGTAACCAACATACTCCAGGTAAACAAACTCATGCGGTTGTACGTCATGCCTGGTGCGCGCATTTTGTGAATGGTAACGATGAAGTTAATGGAGCCGAGAATCGATGACAACCCCGCGATGTGCAGAGCAGTCACCCACAGGTCAATACCAGGTCCTTGGGCTTGTACGCTGTATGGCGGGTACGAAGTCCATCCGGCGTCTGGCATACCAAACACCATGCTAAGCAGCAGCACAAATCCGGACGCAAGATAAAGCCAATAACTGAGCGCATTCATCCGCGGGAACGCCATATCGCGGGCACCGATGTGGAGCGGCACCAAATAGTTGCCAAATGCGCCAGTGAGCAGTGGAATGATCACTGCAAAAATCATGATGGTGGCGTGCATCGTGAAAAATTCGTTGTAGTTCTGAGCTGTGAAAATGCCGGAAGGACTGAGCAAGTCGGTACGAACCAACAGTGCAAAGAGACCACCTAAGAGAAAAAAGAAAAGTGCCGTTACACCGTACATAATGCCGATTTTCTTGTGGTCAACGGTGAAGATCCATTCCCTCACGAACGACCTTCGTGGCGGCTGCAACGCTGCCTCCATCTTTCACATCACCTCGCACGACGCTGATAGATTGGTAGCGGACTGACCCTCGTGATAGTGACAAGTCCGTCAGGGATGAGCGACTGTGGCGCCCGGAACATCCGGTTCTTAGCCTTGCGAAGTCTTCTGGGCCTGTTTCTCCGTCTGGAGCCAGGTTTGAAAGTCAGCAGGGCTCATGACTTTCATGGTGGCGACCATTGTGGGGTGTCCTGGACCGCAGAACTGGTCGCATGGGACTGGGAATGTTTGACCCGTGTACTGGCTCTCCACGTTGATCCAGAACTGTGTTTGTCGTCCCGGAAGTGCGTCTTGCTGCAAGCGCACTGCGGGAACGTAGAACCCGTGAATGACATCCGCTGAAGTGATATCAAACAGAACATTCTGACCGGCCGGAACACGCAAGTCGTTAAACGTGTCCACTCCGTTCGGGTATTGAAACTCCCACTTCCACTCATGGCCAATGACTTTAATCACAATGGGTTTCGCTGGCGCAACCTGAGCTGCGTATACGTACTTTACGCTAAAAACACCAATAGCCACTAGAATAAGTGCTGGAATCAGCGTCCACAGAATCTCTAACTTATTGTTCCCGTGAACATTGGCTCCGACTGCATTCCTCTTCGTTCGGCGGTAGCGAACGAGAAAAACCACCAGCAAAACTTCCACAAGTACGAAGAAGAACGTGACTACGCCTAGAACGCCGTAGAAAAGTCCGTCTACGCTTTGCGAAAAGTGTGTCAGTGCTGCTGGCAACCATGTAGAGTTCCCCACTCTTCACCCTCCTCGGCGGTTTCGACCGTGCCGACAGCGTTTACACCTTACACCAGAGCATTTCTATTCCTGCTGTCAGGTATTTCAGATAGAAATCACGAAACCCTGAGAAATAAAAATCGCCAAGCATAGCTGGCGAACGAAAGTTTCCGGTTTTGGCTGACCAGTTTACCGGACCTATTTTCTAGCTCGCCAAGCAATATGGCTCTGGTGTACTCAATCCTAGCCTCTGGCAACCGGTACAACCCCACAAAGATACAGGTACAGTTTACCACACTTAGTTGTCGCAGAGTCAAGCGGATCGGTCACAACAGAGGCGCCGAAAGAGTAAGTTTCATGATTGTTTCGGACTTAGCAAAGTTTTCTCTGTTTGCACCGTCATCTGATACCTGAGGACGAGCACCATCGCCAAGATGGCAACCACGGCTGCAACGAAAAATGGAAGATTCATATGTACTTCAAATATTAAGGTTGCAAACACCGGTCCAACCATCCGTGCCAGGCTGTCCATCGAAGACAAGAGACCGTTTGCGAGACCTTGACCAACCCGTGTTTCCTTTGTAATTACAGAAGTGAGCGTCGGCTTAATGACGGTATTTCCGGCGCCAAATATGGTCATATAGAGGGCTGCCGTGGCAAAGTTTGACGAGAACACGAGCAGCACGAGCCCCAAGGCTGACACAAACAATCCAATGTACAGTGTCGGAACCTCGCGCCCATGGGTCACATAGCGTCGGACAATCCCGCCCTGAATCAGAGCACCGACAATGCCGGAAATAAAGAACATCCAGCCAATTTGCATCGAAGTGGCGTGAATCTTGTCCATTTCAAACAGCTGCAAACATCCCTCGAGCGATGAAATGGTAAATTGGGCCACAAAATCAACCAAATACATGTATTTGAGTCGACCTTCGAACGCGGACCAGCGCGATGTAGCACCAGATGAAGGCTGCATCGCTCGCTCTTGCCGTTGTTCCGGTGTCAGGGATTCGGGCAGTGCAAACAGTCCCCATAACGCGTTAAGAAGGGCTAATCCCGCAGCAACAAAAAACGGCAGTGAAA
The Alicyclobacillus curvatus genome window above contains:
- the ctaD gene encoding cytochrome c oxidase subunit I, giving the protein MEAALQPPRRSFVREWIFTVDHKKIGIMYGVTALFFFLLGGLFALLVRTDLLSPSGIFTAQNYNEFFTMHATIMIFAVIIPLLTGAFGNYLVPLHIGARDMAFPRMNALSYWLYLASGFVLLLSMVFGMPDAGWTSYPPYSVQAQGPGIDLWVTALHIAGLSSILGSINFIVTIHKMRAPGMTYNRMSLFTWSMLVTAYMQLFGTPALAGAITTLISDRHFGTVFFNSSAGGDPMLYQHLFWFYSHPAVYIMILPAFGIVSEILPVFARKPIFGYHAIAYSSIAIGFLGFFVWAHHMFVAGMAMATGIPFMISSMIIAVPTSVKIFNWLATLWRGSVEYTVPMMFASLGFIGSFIIGGFSGVIVAAVPLDMQLHDTYFIVAHIHYVLFGGSVMVIMAGLHFWFPKVTGRMYNTKLGYLSFWLYFIGTQVAFFPMHFLGLAGMPRRIASYAPVFQFWNDVSSIGAYILGLGTLVIVSNLLYSAKRGKKVAANPWGAQTLEWTISSPPPEHNFDDLPVVTSNPYQPYTDPNLRKVPNANPNPTPSPV
- a CDS encoding YjzC family protein; the encoded protein is MGQHNQFEPGWKVPNDGEYVEVGEHPDSNNLSHPKKVRLRKGDIFPHTTNGNRKWTRNRNP
- the coxB gene encoding cytochrome c oxidase subunit II, encoding MGNSTWLPAALTHFSQSVDGLFYGVLGVVTFFFVLVEVLLVVFLVRYRRTKRNAVGANVHGNNKLEILWTLIPALILVAIGVFSVKYVYAAQVAPAKPIVIKVIGHEWKWEFQYPNGVDTFNDLRVPAGQNVLFDITSADVIHGFYVPAVRLQQDALPGRQTQFWINVESQYTGQTFPVPCDQFCGPGHPTMVATMKVMSPADFQTWLQTEKQAQKTSQG
- a CDS encoding class I fructose-bisphosphate aldolase, coding for MIEQIQNYLGDEASYYLEHTSTTIPKSVLTSPSPETVSEVFSHTDRNNQVLRSLQSMLSHGRLGGTGYVSILPVDQGIEHAAGASFAKNPAYFDPENIVKLAIEGGCNAVASTFGALALTSRKYAHKIPFIVKINHNELLTYPNQFDQVMFGSVQEAWEMGAAGVGATVYFGSDQSTRQLQEVSEAFQQAHELGMFTVLWCYLRNPDFKVGGVDYHTSADLSGQANHIGVTIEADIIKQKLPDVNGGYKALNMEGSSYGKTDNRIYTELTTEHPIDLARYQVANCYMGKIGLISSGGASGSNDFADAVKTAVINKRAGGMGLISGRKAFQRPMAEGAKLLNTIQDVYLCDDVTLA
- a CDS encoding MFS transporter: MFKRLRVILLMLVTVFIGFGLIIPVLPLMVTNAGANAFQLGLLLALYSAVSFFLSPYWGRLSDRIGRKPILVVGLVGFALSFLILGLAVHTIWLMYVSRIVGGAFSGAVTATAMAYVADVTDTMDRTKGMALAGMSIGFGFIIGPAVGGILGGISVSLPFFVAAGLALLNALWGLFALPESLTPEQRQERAMQPSSGATSRWSAFEGRLKYMYLVDFVAQFTISSLEGCLQLFEMDKIHATSMQIGWMFFISGIVGALIQGGIVRRYVTHGREVPTLYIGLFVSALGLVLLVFSSNFATAALYMTIFGAGNTVIKPTLTSVITKETRVGQGLANGLLSSMDSLARMVGPVFATLIFEVHMNLPFFVAAVVAILAMVLVLRYQMTVQTEKTLLSPKQS
- the cyoE gene encoding protoheme IX farnesyltransferase; this encodes MKDVALEPIPQGNGEQSTTSARGSLRDYISVLKLGITIANVMATIAGLWVGSHGHPQILTLLFTIIGTAMVVAGGAALNNYVDRDIDYRMSRTKERAVVSGKVNPTIVFWMGLSFGVIGTVILAALVNIVAAACAFGGLIAYSYIYTVWLKRTTTLSTVLGGVAGALPPLIGFAAGSHGSLGLGAWVLFFIFFFWQPPHFLPLAMKRTEEYRAAGIPMLPVVRGFGETKLQILLYTSAMVPVSLLLYGLGYEGILYLGVSLILGLIFLGRAIQGLFVKDDLAWSKKLFGFSLLYLTAMCLVMIVSAV